One stretch of Sulfuricystis multivorans DNA includes these proteins:
- a CDS encoding MFS transporter codes for MTSVTHKRKAWSVVIMSTLAFTVCFMVWMMFAVIGIPIKKTLDLNETQFGILVAMPVLTGSLFRLPVGMLTDKYGGRIVFAAIMAATVVPIYLIAYGTEFWHYLLLGLFVGLTGTSFSVGIAYCARWFPKRQQGLAMGIFGAGNSGAAVTKLVAPTLVVAYGWQFVPQVYAAIMLGTLILFWLFTYDDLAHRVESHVTWRDQLLALKDPTVWKYCQYYSIVFGGYVALSLWMTKYYVSEYGFDIKSAAFLAACFSLPGGVLRALGGWMSDKWGAHRVTWWVLWISWVCLFILSYPQTELTIKTVSGLQTFQVGLNVWLFTILMFIIGVAFAVGKASVFKYISDDYPKNIGVISGIVGLAGGMGGFLLPIMFGALVDLTGIRSTCFMLMYGVVWVSLIWMYFTEVRKLDLMMRRRPHPDILE; via the coding sequence ATGACCTCAGTAACACACAAACGCAAGGCCTGGTCGGTGGTGATCATGAGCACGCTGGCGTTCACGGTGTGTTTCATGGTTTGGATGATGTTCGCGGTAATCGGCATTCCGATCAAGAAAACGCTTGACCTCAACGAAACGCAGTTCGGCATCCTGGTGGCTATGCCAGTCCTGACCGGGTCGCTGTTTCGCCTGCCAGTCGGGATGCTGACCGACAAATACGGCGGCCGCATCGTGTTTGCTGCGATCATGGCTGCGACGGTGGTGCCGATCTATCTGATCGCATACGGCACCGAATTCTGGCACTACCTGCTGCTCGGCCTTTTCGTGGGACTGACCGGCACTTCGTTTTCGGTCGGCATCGCCTATTGCGCGCGCTGGTTCCCGAAAAGGCAGCAAGGCCTGGCAATGGGCATCTTCGGCGCGGGCAATTCCGGCGCAGCGGTAACCAAGCTCGTCGCACCGACGCTGGTGGTCGCCTATGGATGGCAGTTCGTGCCACAGGTCTACGCTGCCATCATGCTGGGAACGCTGATTTTGTTTTGGCTCTTCACCTACGACGATCTGGCGCATCGAGTGGAATCTCATGTCACTTGGCGCGACCAGTTACTCGCACTCAAGGACCCGACGGTCTGGAAGTATTGCCAATACTACTCGATCGTCTTTGGCGGCTATGTCGCCCTTTCGCTGTGGATGACGAAATATTACGTCTCCGAATACGGCTTCGATATCAAAAGCGCTGCCTTTCTAGCCGCATGTTTCTCTTTGCCGGGCGGCGTCCTGCGCGCACTGGGCGGCTGGATGTCTGACAAGTGGGGAGCGCACCGCGTTACCTGGTGGGTGCTCTGGATATCCTGGGTCTGTCTGTTCATCCTTTCCTATCCGCAAACCGAGCTGACGATCAAGACCGTCAGTGGTCTTCAGACGTTCCAGGTGGGTCTCAACGTTTGGCTGTTCACCATTCTGATGTTCATCATCGGTGTGGCATTCGCGGTGGGCAAGGCCTCGGTATTCAAGTACATCTCCGACGACTATCCGAAGAACATCGGCGTCATATCCGGCATCGTCGGGCTCGCAGGGGGGATGGGTGGTTTTTTACTGCCGATCATGTTCGGCGCGCTCGTCGATCTGACGGGCATTCGTTCGACCTGCTTCATGCTGATGTATGGCGTCGTCTGGGTATCCCTGATCTGGATGTATTTCACCGAAGTGCGCAAGCTCGATTTGATGATGCGTCGCCGTCCTCACCCCGATATCCTCGAATGA
- a CDS encoding response regulator produces the protein MTAVIRVLLVDDHALFRSGIKALLSRVPDFEVVGEAGDGLEGVKRAVSLKPDVALLDLNMPGIAGKEAVQLIVEEAPEVKVIVLTVSENPDDLIDVMRAGAQGYLLKNIDAEFLIKAIRCAVEGEAVMAPQMTTRLMNNLRRGARPPMHEEIEKLSPREKEILGFLARGASNKEIARALNLAESTVKIHVQSILRKLNMASRVQVAVFAVEHGIVPKN, from the coding sequence ATGACTGCCGTGATTCGTGTTTTGCTCGTCGATGACCATGCTTTATTCCGCAGCGGCATAAAAGCTCTTCTATCGCGAGTGCCGGATTTCGAAGTCGTCGGCGAAGCTGGTGATGGACTGGAAGGCGTCAAACGTGCGGTTTCGCTGAAGCCGGACGTCGCCCTGCTTGATCTGAACATGCCAGGCATCGCTGGAAAGGAAGCGGTACAGTTGATCGTCGAGGAGGCTCCAGAGGTCAAAGTAATCGTACTGACCGTCTCCGAAAATCCGGATGATCTGATCGATGTGATGCGAGCTGGCGCGCAAGGTTATCTGCTCAAGAACATCGATGCTGAATTCCTGATCAAAGCGATTCGTTGTGCCGTAGAGGGTGAAGCGGTAATGGCGCCGCAAATGACGACGCGCCTGATGAACAATTTGCGGCGCGGCGCACGCCCACCGATGCACGAGGAAATCGAAAAACTTTCGCCACGCGAAAAGGAGATCCTCGGCTTTCTTGCGCGCGGTGCCAGCAACAAGGAAATCGCGCGGGCACTGAATCTGGCCGAGAGCACGGTCAAGATCCATGTACAAAGCATTTTGCGCAAACTCAACATGGCGAGCCGCGTGCAGGTAGCAGTCTTTGCGGTCGAACATGGAATAGTTCCAAAGAACTAG
- a CDS encoding type IV pili methyl-accepting chemotaxis transducer N-terminal domain-containing protein has translation MRLIHRLPGSLAAKIDGILVVFFLFALTMIGLTLYVGRQLEGGAAAINEAGALRMRTYRIGYLIEQSLLLPGKRRELLQEAETTMREFGAAIDLIDVGDTERPLFLPRETAVREQMERLKQHWRFHFEPLLQEAFTHITDAPQSIQARNVLHRIDDEIRNFVPEINQLVLQIEKSNAHHTDLMWSFQNALVGFALAGTLLLLYLFRMLIIEPVERLRQGMESMAQADFSTRLPIDRHDEFGDLALGFNHMADHLQELYSTLEKRVKQKTHDLAVRARELGLLYEVTASLSEPAELGQLARGVLERVRDLFEAHAWAVRLIDEKNGSLSFVAVSNLPEELLISEKCLPVGVCLCGNAAATERPFAGCPRPDGDPRLLLNCYREGFQSVVAIPVRAKNRVLGIFNLFFSTPRKFEEGEIRLLETVGRHLGVAIENLQLAEREKEMAVSEERNLLAQELHDSIAQGLAFLNIQAQMLEASLRQGDVTSARAELVRIREGIQESYDNVRELLVHFRIRIEHTDLVEAIENAAQKFEGQTGIAVYVERSGEAPAVQPTTLLQILHIVQEALSNVRKHAQARRVTISLVNSVDALMIEIADDGTGFALAANPEKSTDHVGIGIMRDRARRIGALCQIESRPNAGTCVRLVLPKVSR, from the coding sequence ATGCGCCTGATACACCGCCTGCCGGGGTCCTTGGCTGCCAAAATCGACGGGATCTTGGTGGTCTTCTTTTTGTTCGCGCTGACGATGATCGGCCTGACGCTCTACGTCGGTCGGCAACTCGAAGGTGGCGCCGCGGCGATCAACGAAGCAGGCGCTTTGCGCATGCGCACTTACCGCATCGGTTATCTCATCGAACAGTCGCTGTTGCTACCGGGAAAACGCCGTGAATTGTTGCAAGAGGCTGAAACGACGATGCGAGAATTCGGTGCTGCGATCGATCTGATCGATGTTGGCGACACCGAACGACCGCTGTTCTTACCACGGGAAACGGCGGTGCGTGAACAGATGGAGCGGCTCAAGCAGCACTGGAGGTTTCATTTCGAACCTTTGTTGCAGGAGGCGTTCACCCACATTACGGATGCTCCCCAGTCGATCCAGGCGCGCAACGTCTTGCATCGCATCGATGACGAAATACGCAATTTCGTGCCGGAAATCAACCAGCTGGTATTGCAGATCGAGAAAAGCAATGCGCACCATACCGATCTAATGTGGTCATTCCAGAATGCTCTCGTCGGTTTTGCACTGGCCGGCACCCTGTTGCTACTTTACCTGTTCCGCATGCTGATAATCGAACCGGTGGAACGACTGCGGCAAGGCATGGAAAGCATGGCCCAGGCCGATTTCAGTACCCGCTTGCCAATCGATCGCCATGACGAATTCGGCGATCTGGCTTTGGGTTTCAACCATATGGCCGATCATCTGCAGGAGCTCTATTCCACCCTGGAAAAGCGCGTGAAACAGAAGACGCACGATCTTGCGGTGCGAGCACGCGAGCTCGGACTACTTTATGAAGTGACCGCTTCACTCAGCGAACCAGCCGAGCTCGGACAGTTGGCCCGAGGCGTGCTCGAGCGTGTGCGCGATCTGTTCGAGGCCCATGCTTGGGCTGTGCGCCTGATCGACGAAAAGAATGGATCATTGTCTTTCGTTGCCGTCAGCAACCTTCCCGAAGAGCTCTTGATTAGCGAAAAATGCCTGCCTGTCGGCGTCTGTCTGTGCGGCAACGCGGCAGCAACCGAGCGCCCTTTCGCTGGCTGCCCGCGCCCCGATGGCGACCCCAGATTGCTACTCAATTGTTATCGTGAAGGATTCCAGTCGGTCGTTGCCATTCCGGTACGTGCCAAGAACCGCGTACTGGGAATCTTCAATCTCTTTTTCTCTACGCCACGAAAATTCGAAGAGGGTGAGATCCGGCTACTCGAAACAGTCGGCCGCCATCTCGGCGTCGCCATCGAAAACCTACAGCTTGCCGAAAGAGAAAAAGAGATGGCGGTATCCGAAGAGCGCAACCTTCTCGCCCAGGAGCTCCACGACAGCATCGCCCAAGGGCTTGCCTTTCTCAACATCCAGGCACAGATGCTCGAAGCATCGTTGCGGCAGGGCGACGTGACCAGCGCACGAGCGGAACTGGTCAGAATTCGCGAAGGCATTCAGGAAAGCTATGACAACGTACGCGAGCTGCTCGTGCATTTTCGCATCCGCATCGAACACACGGATCTGGTTGAAGCAATCGAAAACGCAGCACAGAAATTCGAGGGGCAAACCGGAATCGCCGTTTATGTCGAGCGATCCGGCGAAGCACCTGCAGTGCAGCCAACCACACTATTACAGATTCTGCATATCGTCCAGGAAGCATTGTCCAATGTGCGCAAACATGCACAAGCGAGGCGGGTGACGATCTCATTGGTCAATAGCGTCGATGCTCTCATGATCGAAATCGCCGACGATGGAACAGGTTTCGCGCTTGCTGCCAATCCTGAAAAATCAACCGATCACGTCGGCATCGGTATCATGCGCGATCGCGCTCGCCGCATTGGTGCGCTGTGCCAGATCGAATCCAGACCCAATGCCGGCACATGTGTCCGTCTTGTGTTACCCAAGGTAAGCCGATGA
- a CDS encoding radical SAM/SPASM domain-containing protein: MIPHTLEFAPQCAPISDPEPILGGRIELQLLTTLKCNLKCTYCSLGVGDVLGSQTELKYDIDQLARFIDTHLAGKEIYVTFYGGEPTLNRRMMEDVMRRFPEFRYQLQTNGTLLDDLPDWVLAKLSNILVSIDGGEAITDGYRGRGIWRQVIANLSKVHDKVGGTITARVTWGNPDTSFEELDELATAIEAIDYVYWQFVADEMYFGDSVAKRKAVLVKLIDKFFSRTDALYPFIPLMGIVRNKLLPNRGIELYGGLTQCRVSSHLINVMPSGEIYPCPDMMYAHEMKMGEIQGNWLKKSPLQPTPAMPCESCEAFSWCRRNCMKNLYLGYVKNDERYRKNVVEPICELVKFIGREVDKHDPHAWFGKLTVPVRKCLVDNEVYEYVEIMP, encoded by the coding sequence ATGATCCCGCACACTCTCGAATTCGCGCCGCAGTGCGCTCCCATTTCCGATCCCGAGCCGATCCTCGGTGGTCGCATCGAATTGCAGTTGCTCACCACGCTCAAGTGCAATCTGAAATGCACCTATTGCTCGCTCGGCGTCGGCGACGTGCTCGGTTCGCAGACCGAGCTGAAATACGACATCGACCAGCTCGCGCGCTTCATCGACACGCACCTGGCCGGCAAGGAGATCTACGTCACCTTTTACGGCGGCGAGCCGACTCTCAACCGTCGCATGATGGAAGACGTGATGCGACGTTTTCCCGAATTCCGCTATCAGCTGCAAACCAACGGCACGCTGCTCGACGACTTGCCAGACTGGGTATTGGCGAAGCTTTCGAATATCCTCGTCTCGATCGACGGCGGCGAAGCGATCACCGACGGCTATCGCGGCCGCGGCATCTGGCGTCAGGTGATTGCCAACCTCTCCAAGGTGCATGACAAGGTCGGCGGCACGATCACCGCGCGGGTGACCTGGGGCAATCCCGACACCAGCTTCGAGGAGCTCGACGAGCTCGCCACCGCGATCGAGGCGATCGACTATGTCTATTGGCAGTTCGTCGCCGACGAGATGTACTTTGGCGATTCGGTCGCCAAGCGCAAGGCGGTGCTGGTGAAACTGATCGACAAGTTCTTCTCACGCACCGACGCGCTCTATCCCTTCATTCCCCTGATGGGCATCGTCAGGAACAAGCTGCTGCCCAATCGCGGCATCGAGCTCTATGGCGGGCTGACGCAGTGCCGCGTCTCCTCGCATCTGATCAACGTGATGCCCAGCGGCGAGATCTATCCCTGCCCGGACATGATGTATGCGCATGAGATGAAGATGGGCGAGATCCAGGGCAACTGGCTGAAGAAGAGTCCCTTGCAGCCGACCCCGGCGATGCCCTGCGAGTCCTGTGAAGCTTTTTCCTGGTGCCGCCGCAACTGCATGAAGAACCTCTATCTGGGCTACGTCAAAAACGATGAACGTTACCGCAAGAACGTCGTCGAACCGATCTGCGAGCTCGTCAAGTTCATCGGCCGCGAGGTCGACAAACACGACCCGCACGCCTGGTTTGGCAAACTGACCGTCCCAGTAAGGAAGTGCCTGGTGGATAATGAAGTCTATGAATACGTCGAGATCATGCCTTGA
- a CDS encoding MarR family winged helix-turn-helix transcriptional regulator, producing MSAMNDVEFTKADFEILSHFRYQLRRFVHWSEGLTRRAGITNLQYLLLLHVKGFPGRDWATVGELAERLVAKPHGTVALITRCERLGLVERRPGRNDGRTVEVHLTHKGARLVENLARQHRDELLRLEGLFAVPGEAQLRKGNLDQVSNQGTRL from the coding sequence ATGAGCGCCATGAATGATGTCGAATTCACCAAAGCGGATTTCGAGATACTGTCGCACTTTCGCTATCAGCTGCGACGTTTCGTGCATTGGAGCGAGGGGCTGACCCGGCGCGCCGGCATCACCAACCTGCAATACCTTTTGCTGCTGCATGTGAAGGGCTTCCCCGGCCGCGACTGGGCAACCGTCGGGGAACTCGCCGAGCGCCTCGTTGCCAAGCCTCATGGCACGGTGGCGCTCATCACACGCTGTGAACGGCTGGGACTGGTCGAACGTCGTCCCGGACGTAACGACGGGCGAACGGTCGAAGTGCATCTCACCCATAAAGGCGCCCGGCTGGTCGAAAATTTGGCACGCCAACACCGCGACGAGCTGCTGCGCCTCGAAGGCTTGTTCGCCGTCCCCGGCGAAGCGCAGTTGCGCAAAGGCAACCTGGATCAAGTTTCCAACCAGGGCACTCGCCTATAA
- a CDS encoding TusE/DsrC/DsvC family sulfur relay protein, producing MSTTIEMPTRDAEGYLVEPAEWNEAVATALAEELGIELGADHWDVIRFMREYYDEHQVAADARHVIKHLEARYQGNARQRLFELFPYGYPAQACKIAGMKRPRAWSTG from the coding sequence ATGAGCACTACCATCGAGATGCCCACACGCGATGCCGAAGGCTACCTGGTCGAACCGGCGGAATGGAATGAAGCGGTGGCGACCGCGCTGGCGGAAGAGCTCGGGATCGAGCTGGGTGCCGATCACTGGGACGTGATCCGTTTCATGCGCGAGTATTACGACGAACACCAGGTCGCGGCGGATGCGCGTCATGTCATCAAGCATCTGGAGGCACGTTATCAGGGCAATGCGCGTCAGCGGCTGTTCGAGCTGTTCCCCTACGGTTATCCCGCCCAGGCGTGTAAGATCGCTGGCATGAAACGGCCGCGCGCTTGGAGCACGGGGTGA
- a CDS encoding ABC transporter ATP-binding protein yields the protein MDKVEIPAIRLTGLKKRYGSGEAAVDALKGVDMTVWPGEVVGLVGPSGSGKSTLLKCLGAVIEPTAGRMELAGEVIYDDGWKIRDLRALRRDKIGFVFQAPYLIPFLDVTDNVALLPMLAGQDNASARKRALELLTALDVAHRAGASVSQLSGGEQQRVAIARSLANHAPVILADEPTAPLDSARALTVVRILNDLAREYRTAIVVVTHDEKIIPTFKRIYHIRDGKTHEEAGEGRPI from the coding sequence GTGGATAAGGTCGAGATCCCGGCAATCCGGCTGACCGGACTGAAAAAACGCTACGGTAGCGGCGAGGCCGCGGTCGATGCGCTGAAAGGTGTCGACATGACCGTCTGGCCTGGCGAGGTCGTCGGCCTGGTCGGCCCCAGCGGCTCGGGCAAGAGCACCTTGCTCAAATGCCTCGGCGCAGTGATCGAACCGACCGCCGGGCGCATGGAGCTGGCCGGTGAGGTGATTTATGACGATGGCTGGAAGATCCGCGACCTGCGCGCCTTGCGGCGCGACAAGATCGGCTTCGTCTTCCAGGCGCCTTATCTGATCCCCTTCCTCGATGTCACCGACAATGTCGCACTGCTGCCGATGCTCGCCGGTCAGGACAATGCCAGTGCGCGCAAACGCGCCCTGGAGCTATTGACTGCGCTGGATGTGGCGCATCGCGCCGGCGCATCGGTATCGCAGCTCTCCGGCGGCGAGCAGCAGCGCGTCGCCATCGCCCGCTCGCTCGCCAATCACGCGCCGGTGATTCTCGCCGACGAACCCACTGCACCACTCGATTCGGCACGCGCGCTCACCGTCGTGCGCATTCTCAACGATCTGGCTCGCGAGTATCGCACCGCGATCGTCGTCGTCACCCATGACGAAAAGATCATCCCGACCTTCAAGCGCATCTATCACATCCGCGACGGCAAGACCCACGAAGAAGCGGGTGAAGGGCGACCGATCTGA
- a CDS encoding TetR/AcrR family transcriptional regulator, with protein sequence MPITTIAAETARQRHSAEERREQTVAAVVDLAREHGPEGITTQAIASRIGVTHGALFRHFPDKASIWAAVFDWLGEQLGRLADSAIAAGGTPLEMLERLFQAQVDFVAGHPGVPRLLFHELQRPRGSVLSGVARRIVGGYRERVKSLLMRAKQAGQLPATLDEEVAALLFIGTVQGLVVQSALFSGALDLRAAAQRVFPLLLDGFRGARP encoded by the coding sequence ATGCCGATCACCACCATTGCCGCCGAAACCGCGCGCCAGCGTCATTCGGCAGAGGAAAGACGCGAGCAGACCGTCGCCGCCGTCGTCGATCTGGCCCGCGAACATGGCCCTGAAGGCATCACCACTCAAGCGATCGCATCGCGCATCGGCGTGACCCATGGTGCGCTGTTCCGTCATTTTCCAGACAAAGCCTCGATCTGGGCGGCGGTGTTCGATTGGCTGGGCGAGCAACTCGGCCGACTGGCCGACTCCGCCATCGCAGCGGGCGGCACGCCGCTGGAAATGCTGGAGCGATTGTTCCAGGCTCAAGTCGATTTCGTTGCCGGCCACCCGGGTGTTCCGCGTCTCCTGTTCCACGAACTGCAGCGGCCGCGCGGTTCGGTGCTCTCTGGTGTGGCGCGCCGTATCGTCGGCGGCTATCGCGAACGCGTGAAGTCATTGCTGATGCGTGCCAAACAGGCCGGTCAGTTGCCCGCGACACTCGACGAGGAAGTCGCCGCCTTGTTGTTCATCGGCACGGTGCAAGGACTGGTGGTGCAAAGTGCCTTGTTTTCCGGCGCGCTCGATTTGCGCGCAGCGGCGCAGCGCGTCTTCCCACTGTTGCTGGATGGCTTTCGCGGAGCACGACCATGA
- a CDS encoding NnrS family protein, whose translation MKLLAHPIFALGFRTLFPLACLAGMILPLWWVLVFTGAVPPAPTFGNEAAPGGTSLLPPAPTFGNEAAPGGTSSLPPAPSFVLSPLQWHAHEMFYGYGWALMGGFLLTATKNWVGVRGWHGGALAFLAGAWLLDRFALSIDTAWSPWLFWPSTLLFQLAIVVMLMHTLLKQSLRASGSDNYFFWIALPLFLPAKVLILQGDFYTLGVGMSLALFRLAFLIMLERTQVQFMRHAFRLEILRDARLDLPIKWLAVALIFAELLPASLAGALEFLLAALLCWRFAFWHPARALSRLDIGIMYIGYLMIVAQLVVSGLGRFAEPPWVGTVAVHLFTVGVMGLIGPAMIVRISKGHTGREVVFTRLDKSVLWIMIAGFLARVVAPQFYPPGYFMFLHLAGSCWLVAFGLLLWRTLPMLAAPRVDGKPG comes from the coding sequence ATGAAACTCCTTGCCCATCCGATTTTCGCCCTTGGCTTTCGCACCCTGTTTCCTCTCGCCTGCCTCGCCGGGATGATCCTGCCGCTGTGGTGGGTGCTGGTGTTCACGGGTGCCGTCCCGCCAGCGCCGACTTTTGGAAATGAGGCGGCGCCCGGCGGGACGTCTTTGCTTCCGCCAGCGCCGACTTTTGGAAATGAGGCGGCGCCCGGCGGGACGTCTTCGCTTCCGCCAGCGCCGAGTTTCGTCCTGTCGCCATTGCAATGGCACGCCCACGAGATGTTCTATGGCTACGGCTGGGCGCTCATGGGTGGCTTTCTGCTCACCGCGACGAAGAACTGGGTCGGCGTGCGCGGCTGGCACGGCGGGGCGCTCGCGTTTCTCGCTGGCGCCTGGCTCCTCGATCGCTTCGCGCTGAGCATCGACACGGCCTGGTCGCCATGGCTCTTCTGGCCATCCACGCTACTCTTCCAGCTCGCGATCGTCGTGATGCTGATGCACACGCTACTCAAGCAAAGTCTGCGCGCTTCCGGCAGCGACAACTACTTCTTCTGGATCGCGCTGCCGCTCTTCTTGCCGGCGAAAGTCCTCATCCTGCAGGGCGATTTCTATACGCTCGGCGTCGGCATGTCGCTGGCCCTCTTCCGGCTGGCCTTCCTGATCATGCTCGAACGCACGCAGGTGCAGTTCATGCGCCATGCCTTCCGGCTCGAGATCCTACGCGATGCGCGTCTCGATCTGCCGATCAAGTGGCTCGCCGTTGCGTTGATCTTTGCCGAACTGCTGCCTGCTTCGCTGGCTGGCGCGCTCGAATTTCTGCTCGCCGCGCTGCTTTGCTGGCGCTTCGCCTTCTGGCACCCGGCCAGGGCGCTCTCACGGCTCGACATCGGCATCATGTACATCGGCTATCTGATGATCGTCGCGCAGCTCGTCGTATCCGGCCTCGGCCGTTTCGCCGAACCGCCGTGGGTCGGCACCGTGGCCGTGCATCTTTTCACCGTCGGCGTGATGGGTCTCATCGGCCCGGCGATGATCGTGCGCATCTCGAAGGGCCACACCGGCCGCGAAGTGGTTTTTACGCGCCTCGACAAGTCCGTGCTCTGGATCATGATCGCGGGCTTCCTCGCCCGCGTCGTCGCGCCGCAGTTCTATCCACCCGGCTACTTCATGTTCCTGCATCTGGCCGGAAGCTGCTGGCTCGTCGCCTTCGGCCTCCTGCTCTGGCGCACTCTGCCGATGCTTGCCGCGCCGCGCGTCGATGGCAAGCCGGGATGA
- a CDS encoding nitric oxide reductase activation protein NorD, with protein MEEWIGGLWDRWITQTARRDHPDAAVELKDIEKALGVIFRALGGDPGLRIAAAADQAHGARRRLLQRIAGIGQRVAHAALDHETLVLPPRLAVLPTPSLNRDLYVWLAALAASAGPALERFSQEWIVCNQFATWVTLQRYPGLESRYRRLVEAVVAERIPPEKMPDDEAAQERAVLKALFDPGSVAELPPLARAKAKTLQPVPLWLYPAPPAKNGARRIDPLPTEAEGEQAQEQSVQNKRYQAERDAPPENASPLILLFRAESLLSWAEYLRVNRALDADENPDAGRAAESLEKLTLAENDVRVASKVRFDLDLPAAAEDDLLVGPGIPLPEWDWKRRIMKPDFCRVQTMVARDSVPQPLPERLKRHARKLKNQFAALAPVRRWQKAQPEGSELDIDACVRIAADRLAGWHFSGAGAYLNHRPTERDLACLVLADLSLSTDAYANDRQKVIDVIRDSLMLFGEALSATGDAFAFYGFSSLKRSFVRFHEIKPFDRPLDTLARGRIAALKPGWYTRMGAAVRRARQLIEKQPAQRRLLLILSDGKPHDIDLYEGRYGIEDTRMALIEAREAGIKPFCVTIDREGAGYLPHLFGPAGYTIVRKPEELPDRLPLLYAQLTGNA; from the coding sequence ATGGAAGAGTGGATCGGCGGACTCTGGGATCGCTGGATCACCCAGACAGCGCGGCGCGACCATCCGGACGCGGCGGTCGAGCTCAAGGACATCGAAAAGGCGCTCGGCGTGATCTTCCGCGCGCTGGGCGGCGATCCGGGACTGCGCATCGCCGCGGCCGCCGATCAGGCGCACGGCGCGCGCCGTCGCCTGTTGCAACGCATCGCCGGCATCGGTCAGCGCGTCGCCCATGCCGCGCTCGACCACGAAACCCTGGTGCTGCCCCCGCGTCTTGCCGTCCTGCCAACGCCGAGTTTGAACCGCGATCTCTATGTGTGGCTCGCCGCGCTGGCGGCGAGCGCCGGCCCGGCGCTGGAAAGGTTTTCGCAGGAATGGATCGTGTGCAACCAGTTCGCGACCTGGGTGACGCTGCAACGCTATCCGGGGCTCGAATCACGCTACCGGCGACTGGTCGAGGCCGTCGTCGCCGAGCGCATCCCCCCGGAGAAGATGCCGGACGACGAGGCCGCGCAAGAGCGCGCGGTGCTCAAGGCGCTCTTCGATCCCGGCAGCGTCGCCGAGCTGCCGCCGCTTGCGCGCGCCAAGGCGAAGACCCTCCAGCCGGTGCCGCTGTGGCTCTATCCCGCGCCGCCGGCGAAGAACGGCGCGCGCCGCATCGATCCGCTCCCGACAGAGGCCGAAGGCGAGCAAGCCCAAGAGCAGTCGGTCCAGAACAAGCGCTATCAGGCCGAGCGCGATGCGCCGCCGGAAAACGCATCACCCTTGATCCTGCTGTTTCGCGCCGAAAGCCTGCTTTCCTGGGCCGAATATCTGCGCGTCAACCGCGCGCTCGACGCGGACGAGAACCCCGATGCCGGCCGCGCCGCCGAATCACTCGAGAAACTCACCCTCGCAGAGAACGACGTTAGGGTTGCCTCGAAGGTGCGCTTCGATCTCGACCTGCCGGCGGCGGCAGAGGACGACCTCCTCGTGGGCCCCGGCATCCCGCTGCCGGAGTGGGACTGGAAACGCCGCATCATGAAGCCCGATTTCTGCCGCGTGCAGACGATGGTGGCGCGCGATTCCGTGCCGCAGCCACTGCCGGAGCGCCTCAAGCGCCATGCGCGCAAGCTCAAGAACCAGTTCGCCGCGTTGGCACCGGTGCGCCGCTGGCAGAAAGCCCAGCCCGAAGGCTCGGAGCTCGACATCGACGCCTGCGTGCGCATCGCTGCGGATCGCCTGGCCGGCTGGCATTTCTCGGGCGCCGGCGCGTATTTGAACCACCGGCCGACCGAGCGCGATCTCGCCTGCCTCGTGCTCGCCGATCTGTCGCTGTCGACCGATGCCTACGCCAACGACAGGCAGAAAGTGATCGATGTGATCCGCGATAGCCTGATGCTCTTCGGCGAGGCGCTCTCCGCCACCGGCGATGCCTTCGCCTTCTACGGTTTCTCGTCCTTGAAACGCAGCTTCGTGCGCTTCCACGAGATCAAACCCTTCGACCGCCCGCTCGACACCCTCGCGCGCGGCCGCATCGCGGCATTGAAGCCCGGCTGGTACACGCGCATGGGCGCGGCGGTGCGACGCGCGCGGCAACTGATCGAAAAACAACCGGCCCAGCGCCGCCTGCTGCTGATCCTTTCCGACGGCAAGCCGCACGACATCGACCTCTACGAAGGGCGCTACGGCATCGAGGACACGCGGATGGCGCTGATCGAAGCACGCGAAGCCGGCATCAAGCCCTTCTGCGTGACGATCGACCGCGAAGGCGCTGGTTATCTGCCGCATCTCTTTGGCCCGGCGGGCTACACCATCGTCAGAAAGCCCGAGGAACTGCCCGACCGGCTGCCGCTGCTTTATGCTCAACTGACCGGGAACGCATGA
- a CDS encoding type II toxin-antitoxin system Phd/YefM family antitoxin: MDAITYTTLRANLASAMDRVCDDHEALIITRNGEQSVVMLSLEDYKALEETAYLLRTPANAKRLLTAVAQLNAGKGIERKLAK, encoded by the coding sequence ATGGATGCGATTACCTACACGACGCTTCGCGCGAATTTGGCGAGCGCGATGGATCGAGTCTGCGACGACCACGAAGCCTTGATTATCACCCGCAACGGAGAGCAGTCGGTTGTGATGCTCTCGCTTGAAGACTATAAGGCGTTGGAAGAAACCGCCTATCTCTTGCGCACACCCGCGAACGCGAAGCGTCTTCTCACGGCGGTAGCGCAATTGAATGCCGGCAAGGGCATCGAGCGGAAACTGGCCAAGTGA